ATAGTACTCGCACCAGCGTACACTGGATTTCATTAGCAGCACCACCCAATACGTAGCAAAGGCGACTACCTTCCACCAAACCATCAAAGGAGCCGATCGCTAGCAAGTGACGATAACCAGCTTCAGTCATTTCCTCACGAATGTAGCGGCTATTCTCCGACAAAGGCGGATTTAAATCGGCAGATGCACGCTCAATTAAAGCTTGTTTAACATCCAATTGTTGCAGTGCGGCAACATCGATTTGTGCTAGTTCCCACTGTTGCCAAGCAGCTTCAATTTGGTCGCGACAAGAGTGCAAATATAGCGATCGCTCATTGATATAATGCCGCAAATCGTCGTACCAAAACAGCTTTAGTCGATTAATTCGATAAAGTATCCGTTGCAGAAAACGGTGAGCCTGTTCATCAGAGCGATCGTTTTTATAAGCAGCCTCAATTGCCATAGAGAGTGACTGTTCAAACTCACTAGCTATTGAAGGTTTTGCATCCAATTTATTATCCAAATCTTCCATTGCTAGCAATTCTATAAATTGCTCCTCAGCACGATCGTACTTAGTAATTGTTCTTTCTTTAGTTTGCGTGCTATTTTTCGCAGCCTCAGTTTTAGGAAATATAACTAAATTGCTTTGCATGGAATCTTCGGTACTTTGGAAAAGTGAGAAATTACTTTCACCTCTAATATCTAAGTTTCCACACCAGTAGCTTTCTGTACCTCTTTCCCTGGTTATAGAGAAAGATTAAGTTTTGGGGTAAGGGGAAAAGGGGAAAGATTAAATTTATTCCTTTTCCCTTTAACCTTTAACCTTTTCCCCTGCTCCCCAACCCTACGGTACTTGCGTCCGTTGCTCAATCGCCTTACTGGGCGGAATCTGCTCAAGAGGAATAAGTGCTTCGATCACCGACTTCACAATTGGGGCGGCGACAGTAGAACCATAGGCACTTTCTCCTTTTGGCTCATCCACCAGTGCAAACACTACATAGCGAGGAGATTCCACGGGTAAAATAGCCACGAAACTGGTCATTCTTGCACCCTTGATGTATCCGCCATTGGGACTAGCTTTTTGGGCTGTACCAGTTTTACCAGCAATGCGATATCCCGGAATTTGTGCTAGCTTACCGCTGCCTTGAGTAACAACAGTTTCCATCATTTCCACAACCTTTTGAGTTGTTGCGGTTGAGAAAATTTGGCGGGGAATGGTGTGAGCAGGTGAATCATGCATCTGCCCTTTGCTATCAATCAACCCGCGAACTACATGGGGTGTAACTAACTTACCGCCATTAGCTAAAGCACCGTGCATTTGCACTAGCTGCAAGGGTGTCATGGAAAAGCCTTGTCCAAAGGAAGTAGTAGCTGGTTCAATTGGCGAAGCGATAAATTCTTCTTGACTTTTGAGCCGTCCGCCGACTTCAAAAGGTAAATCTGTATCAACTTTTTGTCCTAGCCCTAAGCGTTCTAGCCAGTTGTAGTAGATTGAAGGCTTTAAACGTTGGATAATTTGCACCATGCCAATATTGCTAGAATATTGCAAAATCTGAGCAATGCTGATTCGCCCATTCCCA
This portion of the Nostoc sp. GT001 genome encodes:
- a CDS encoding iron-containing redox enzyme family protein, with the protein product MQSNLVIFPKTEAAKNSTQTKERTITKYDRAEEQFIELLAMEDLDNKLDAKPSIASEFEQSLSMAIEAAYKNDRSDEQAHRFLQRILYRINRLKLFWYDDLRHYINERSLYLHSCRDQIEAAWQQWELAQIDVAALQQLDVKQALIERASADLNPPLSENSRYIREEMTEAGYRHLLAIGSFDGLVEGSRLCYVLGGAANEIQCTLVRVLLEEYGNGRLSRKHSTFFAQMLAEFGMNTEPEGYFDLVPWEVLACDNHNFLTTDRKRYFLRYNGALTYFEVAGPAAYKNYLAAAQRLGLSEAAMGYWELHIKEDERHGRWMLDDVALSLAERYPNDAWELVLGYDQEKQMGDRAAGAVVRSIREAE